One region of Parerythrobacter jejuensis genomic DNA includes:
- a CDS encoding nuclear transport factor 2 family protein has product MRIRIEDREAIRDVINAYAHAVDRRRWDMMQNLFHDDATFGFGPVQGAWREFVEQARAIIDPCLATQHQLGQIQFGFDGEATCHTETYMTAMHTIGPGYPVPDVFPDKGVIYSAVIAGRYIDRFEHRGGQWRIAHRTGVYDWREFREVEGTDLSELPEGSDGHHDDRDPSTPVVTRWRGA; this is encoded by the coding sequence GTGAGAATCCGGATCGAAGACCGCGAAGCCATTCGCGATGTGATCAATGCCTATGCCCATGCGGTCGACCGGAGGCGGTGGGACATGATGCAGAACCTGTTTCACGACGATGCCACTTTCGGCTTTGGCCCGGTGCAGGGGGCGTGGCGGGAATTCGTCGAGCAGGCGCGTGCGATTATCGATCCGTGCCTTGCGACCCAACACCAGCTTGGCCAGATCCAGTTTGGCTTCGATGGCGAGGCCACCTGCCATACCGAAACCTATATGACTGCAATGCACACGATCGGCCCGGGCTATCCGGTGCCCGATGTGTTTCCCGACAAGGGCGTGATCTATTCGGCAGTGATTGCCGGGCGCTATATCGACCGGTTCGAACATCGTGGCGGCCAATGGCGTATTGCCCATCGAACGGGCGTCTATGACTGGCGCGAATTCCGCGAGGTGGAAGGAACCGATCTTTCCGAATTGCCTGAAGGTTCGGATGGCCATCATGATGACCGCGATCCTTCGACGCCGGTGGTGACTCGCTGGAGGGGCGCCTAA
- a CDS encoding NADP-dependent oxidoreductase, which yields MADARGEDMTNRYWRLDARPQGNDFAKALSLVEAELGEPQNGEIVIDNRMLSMDAGTRMWMTDRTDGYQPPLELGVPMSGLVIGPVIASRADGFAAGDWVRAFGTWSDYSIVDATLSGAMMLDTSVSDMRDHFGPLGMNGWTALWGLEKTGATKAGDKVLVSAAAGATGLLACQIAQLLGGEAYGIAGGETKCAILERDYGVTKAFDYRAGDMTEKLAAIDGGIDVYFDNIGGEILEAVLANMALYGRVAVCGLIAEYANGRRGCPANFDQVLMKRLRIEGFFSPDFMQHGDELTARLRQWVDAGELSLPYDVTLGLANTLTAYEKLFTGGNIGKVIVELSK from the coding sequence ATGGCTGACGCAAGGGGAGAGGACATGACCAATCGCTACTGGCGCCTCGACGCGCGGCCACAGGGCAATGATTTTGCCAAGGCGCTGTCGCTGGTGGAGGCCGAATTGGGCGAGCCCCAAAACGGGGAAATCGTGATCGACAACAGAATGCTGTCGATGGACGCCGGTACCCGCATGTGGATGACCGACCGCACCGACGGATACCAGCCGCCGCTCGAACTGGGTGTGCCGATGTCGGGCCTGGTGATCGGCCCTGTCATCGCCTCGCGCGCTGACGGGTTTGCCGCTGGCGACTGGGTAAGGGCCTTTGGCACCTGGAGCGACTACTCGATCGTGGATGCCACGTTGTCGGGTGCGATGATGCTGGACACATCGGTGTCCGATATGCGCGACCATTTCGGCCCGCTGGGCATGAACGGATGGACAGCCTTGTGGGGCCTCGAGAAAACCGGAGCAACCAAGGCTGGTGACAAGGTCCTCGTGTCGGCTGCTGCGGGGGCGACAGGCCTCTTGGCGTGCCAGATCGCGCAATTGCTGGGGGGTGAAGCCTATGGAATTGCTGGTGGTGAAACGAAATGCGCAATCCTGGAGCGGGATTACGGCGTCACTAAAGCGTTTGATTATCGCGCCGGCGATATGACCGAAAAACTCGCCGCAATCGACGGTGGGATCGATGTCTATTTTGACAATATCGGGGGCGAAATTCTCGAAGCGGTCCTTGCCAATATGGCGCTGTATGGCCGCGTCGCAGTTTGCGGGTTGATTGCGGAATATGCCAACGGGCGTAGAGGCTGTCCGGCAAATTTCGACCAAGTGCTGATGAAGCGCTTGCGCATCGAGGGCTTTTTCTCGCCCGATTTCATGCAGCATGGCGATGAATTGACAGCAAGATTGCGCCAATGGGTCGATGCTGGTGAGCTTTCGCTGCCTTATGACGTTACCCTCGGGCTGGCCAACACACTGACCGCCTATGAGAAGCTGTTTACGGGTGGGAACATCGGCAAAGTCATCGTGGAGTTGAGCAAGTGA
- a CDS encoding SDR family oxidoreductase, translating to MALITVIGASGRQGIAQVSQALQAGYDVRAISRQDDPFAGYDIKGVDKVEVRPMDLYDTETFRPALEGSDYIFYTHPLQARADRAVLVGQVGAVAADLDVKRVVWNTSSWIPDRPGDAFTYAGNTAGINALWRSGAPGTVFGSVLFMDNLLTNWARPFIVNEDRYVYPHNPELHANWISLDDVAKFMLASLERPDMEGAWLNIGGPERLVGKQVAGFLSDKFGKPIKYDPCTPREFGDYLVSAAGDDMPAEAREEFAAGIAAFYEYNNTAPTKPFEVDMDHVYERFPELEGELEVMSDWINRQDWSESNHRPAFG from the coding sequence ATGGCGCTTATCACGGTTATCGGAGCAAGTGGACGGCAGGGCATCGCACAAGTGAGCCAGGCCCTTCAGGCAGGCTATGATGTGCGCGCTATTTCCCGGCAGGATGATCCCTTCGCCGGCTATGACATCAAGGGCGTCGACAAGGTCGAAGTCCGCCCGATGGACCTCTACGATACGGAGACCTTCCGCCCCGCGCTGGAGGGCAGCGATTACATTTTCTACACCCACCCGCTGCAGGCACGGGCAGACCGCGCAGTACTGGTTGGGCAAGTGGGCGCGGTAGCCGCTGACCTCGATGTAAAACGGGTCGTGTGGAACACCTCGAGCTGGATTCCGGACCGGCCCGGTGATGCCTTCACCTATGCTGGCAACACCGCCGGAATCAACGCGCTATGGCGGTCCGGCGCACCAGGAACGGTGTTTGGCTCGGTGTTGTTTATGGACAATCTGCTGACCAATTGGGCCCGCCCGTTCATCGTCAACGAGGATCGCTACGTCTATCCCCACAACCCGGAATTGCATGCCAACTGGATCAGCCTCGACGATGTGGCGAAATTCATGCTCGCCTCGCTCGAACGGCCCGACATGGAAGGGGCGTGGCTCAATATTGGCGGACCAGAGCGGTTAGTCGGCAAGCAGGTTGCCGGATTCCTGAGCGACAAATTCGGCAAGCCGATCAAGTATGATCCGTGCACCCCGCGCGAGTTTGGCGACTATCTGGTCAGTGCAGCGGGCGATGATATGCCCGCCGAAGCGCGCGAAGAATTCGCCGCCGGTATCGCTGCCTTCTACGAATACAACAACACCGCGCCGACCAAGCCCTTCGAAGTCGATATGGATCATGTCTATGAGCGCTTCCCCGAACTGGAAGGAGAGCTGGAAGTGATGTCCGACTGGATTAACCGGCAGGACTGGAGCGAGAGCAACCACCGCCCCGCCTTTGGCTAG
- a CDS encoding aromatic ring-hydroxylating oxygenase subunit alpha — protein MSREKLLEMNRSLIQHGEAGTMDLADQVAKIPVEAYTDITLFEREKERIFKRLPLMVAPSCELPEPGDYKAMDIAGVPLLLTRKRDGSVGAFLNMCSHRGNPVVSGTGNASRFTCGYHGWTFKNDGDLVGVASPKDFGAVDKAELCLKKFPVLESAGLIWATLDVDSTLSIEDYLCGYDDLLAAFGFEDWILFDKRELPGPNWKTAYDGYLDFYHLPVLHANTFGSDFFNRANYFAWGPHQRLANPSKFAQRTGSDEMLDLTEIPEDDWPIDALVQGVWTIFPHISIASFYGGGGRGAMISQLFPGETVGESVTTQFYVMEREPETEEQRKGAQEQFDFLKIVVRDEDYSTGKRQHDALMSGQMGHVLFGRNEGGGQVFHQWADKLVNASDDELKDIFAAENAVAQAAE, from the coding sequence ATGTCGCGCGAAAAACTGCTCGAGATGAATCGCTCGCTGATCCAGCATGGCGAGGCGGGCACGATGGATCTGGCGGATCAAGTGGCCAAAATTCCTGTTGAAGCCTATACCGACATCACCCTGTTCGAGCGCGAAAAAGAGCGGATTTTCAAGCGGCTGCCACTGATGGTTGCGCCCAGTTGTGAACTGCCCGAGCCGGGCGATTACAAGGCAATGGATATTGCCGGAGTACCTCTGCTGCTGACCCGCAAGCGCGACGGAAGCGTTGGCGCCTTCCTCAATATGTGCAGCCATCGCGGCAATCCTGTGGTCAGCGGCACCGGCAATGCCAGCCGCTTCACCTGCGGCTATCACGGCTGGACCTTCAAGAATGACGGTGACCTGGTCGGCGTTGCTAGCCCGAAGGATTTCGGGGCGGTCGACAAGGCAGAGCTATGCCTGAAGAAATTCCCGGTGCTGGAAAGCGCAGGGCTGATCTGGGCGACCCTGGATGTCGATTCCACCCTGAGCATCGAAGACTATTTGTGCGGCTACGACGATCTTCTGGCTGCCTTCGGGTTCGAAGACTGGATCCTGTTCGACAAGCGCGAATTGCCGGGTCCAAACTGGAAGACAGCCTATGATGGCTATCTCGATTTCTACCATTTGCCGGTGCTGCACGCGAACACCTTCGGCTCGGACTTTTTCAACCGCGCCAATTACTTTGCGTGGGGCCCGCACCAACGGCTCGCTAACCCGTCAAAATTTGCCCAGCGTACCGGCAGTGACGAAATGCTGGACCTTACCGAAATTCCCGAAGACGATTGGCCGATTGACGCGCTGGTGCAGGGCGTCTGGACTATCTTCCCGCATATCTCGATCGCAAGTTTCTATGGCGGTGGCGGCCGCGGGGCGATGATCAGCCAGTTGTTCCCAGGCGAGACAGTGGGCGAGAGCGTAACGACGCAGTTTTACGTAATGGAGCGTGAGCCCGAAACCGAAGAACAGCGCAAAGGCGCGCAAGAGCAGTTCGACTTTCTCAAGATCGTCGTGCGCGACGAGGACTATTCGACCGGCAAGCGTCAGCACGATGCGCTGATGAGTGGCCAGATGGGGCATGTCCTGTTCGGCCGCAACGAAGGCGGCGGGCAGGTCTTCCACCAATGGGCAGACAAGCTCGTCAATGCGAGCGACGATGAGCTGAAAGACATCTTCGCGGCCGAAAATGCTGTTGCTCAAGCGGCTGAATAG
- a CDS encoding nucleotidyltransferase family protein: MKLAIAVLAAGSSQRFGSRDKLTADFRGTMLGLHVTHTLADFSCPRAFVIASQVDHPCAPGWRESGFAVHANARAGEGMGTSVALAASLALQAQADALLICLADMPLVPRDHFAALLGGADALASSATRVSTDGKSRQPPALFGAGHFPALEALGGDRGARALLQQGTAIPCPAEWLADIDDPQTLALLNSR; this comes from the coding sequence GTGAAACTCGCCATTGCTGTCCTCGCAGCAGGCAGTTCGCAGCGTTTCGGAAGCAGGGACAAGCTGACAGCAGATTTCCGCGGTACCATGCTGGGGCTGCATGTGACCCATACTCTGGCGGATTTCTCCTGCCCCCGCGCCTTTGTGATCGCATCGCAAGTCGATCATCCATGTGCCCCGGGATGGCGCGAGTCCGGCTTTGCCGTCCACGCCAATGCCAGAGCTGGCGAAGGCATGGGTACGTCAGTCGCACTTGCGGCCAGCCTTGCCCTGCAGGCGCAGGCTGACGCACTCCTCATTTGCCTTGCGGACATGCCGCTGGTGCCGCGCGATCATTTCGCGGCGCTGTTGGGCGGGGCGGACGCTCTCGCTTCCTCTGCGACAAGAGTGTCGACCGATGGCAAGAGCCGCCAGCCGCCGGCGCTGTTCGGGGCCGGCCATTTTCCTGCGCTCGAAGCCCTTGGGGGGGATCGCGGCGCGCGCGCGTTGTTGCAGCAGGGTACCGCCATTCCATGCCCAGCAGAGTGGTTGGCCGACATCGACGATCCGCAAACACTGGCATTGCTCAATTCACGATAA
- a CDS encoding XdhC family protein, whose product MDTSRVFTFLAERQGRGQRCVLVTVMEVEGSSMRNPGTHMAVCEDGSFAGSLSGGCIENAVVAEALATLKSSAARIVRFGAGSPYLDIKLPCGGGLDIHFQPLDTPYFVTRCCAAIDARRPFAVRISGDGVECLDGWRSAAFDPETGTGVFGHWPQARLLIIGHGASVASLAKLGRTMDLAADILTPDDRLIDQLEGFQLCATKLARATDTQMLHSDPWTAIIFLFHDHDWETALMDKALQLPHFYIGAMGGRLAHDARRAALSARGITQSQLDTIRAPIGLFHSSRDPDSLALSALGEIVQAYQNADFEPAHGG is encoded by the coding sequence TTGGATACCAGCCGCGTCTTTACCTTCCTCGCCGAACGGCAGGGGCGTGGCCAACGCTGCGTGCTCGTCACGGTGATGGAGGTGGAGGGGTCTTCGATGCGCAATCCGGGCACCCATATGGCGGTGTGCGAAGACGGCAGCTTTGCCGGATCACTTTCGGGCGGGTGCATCGAAAATGCGGTGGTAGCGGAGGCACTGGCCACGCTCAAATCTAGCGCTGCACGTATCGTCCGTTTCGGCGCGGGATCGCCCTATCTTGATATCAAGTTACCCTGTGGCGGTGGCCTGGATATCCACTTCCAGCCTCTCGACACGCCATATTTCGTCACCCGATGCTGTGCTGCGATAGACGCAAGGCGCCCGTTTGCGGTCAGGATCAGCGGCGATGGCGTAGAATGCCTTGATGGTTGGCGTTCTGCTGCGTTCGATCCGGAAACAGGCACCGGAGTATTTGGCCATTGGCCGCAAGCCCGGCTGCTGATCATTGGCCATGGTGCCAGTGTCGCCTCTTTGGCTAAGCTGGGTCGAACGATGGACTTGGCCGCAGATATTCTCACCCCAGATGATCGGCTGATCGACCAGCTGGAAGGCTTTCAGTTGTGCGCTACGAAACTGGCGCGGGCGACCGATACACAGATGCTGCACAGTGATCCCTGGACCGCGATCATATTTCTGTTCCACGATCATGACTGGGAAACCGCTCTGATGGATAAGGCTCTTCAGCTGCCCCATTTTTACATCGGGGCCATGGGTGGGCGCCTGGCGCATGATGCCCGGCGTGCGGCGCTATCGGCCAGGGGCATCACGCAGTCTCAGCTTGATACAATCCGCGCCCCGATCGGCCTGTTCCATTCATCGCGTGATCCAGACAGCTTGGCCCTGTCGGCCCTTGGCGAGATCGTTCAAGCCTATCAGAATGCCGACTTCGAACCTGCCCATGGGGGTTAA
- a CDS encoding c-type cytochrome, with the protein MRLPATFTVGLMALTLVACGSEVQEPVEQIVVREPGEEPVEAPGDGAAEAAVTATSDIDLVAAGEAAFAVCSACHSVQAGGASGIGPNLNGVLGRVAGSLDGANYSDAMASSGITWSVEELDAFLANPRAKVPGTTMSAGAVSNDERRAAIVAYLASLSS; encoded by the coding sequence ATGCGTTTGCCCGCAACATTTACCGTTGGCCTGATGGCATTGACCTTGGTGGCCTGCGGGTCTGAAGTGCAGGAGCCGGTTGAACAAATCGTTGTGCGCGAACCCGGCGAAGAGCCCGTCGAGGCACCCGGCGATGGAGCTGCTGAAGCGGCGGTAACCGCGACCAGCGACATTGATCTGGTCGCGGCGGGCGAAGCTGCCTTTGCGGTCTGCTCTGCGTGCCATTCGGTCCAAGCAGGCGGCGCCTCGGGCATCGGCCCCAATCTCAACGGGGTTCTAGGCCGCGTGGCGGGATCGCTGGACGGGGCCAATTACTCGGACGCCATGGCGTCTTCCGGGATCACATGGTCGGTTGAAGAGCTTGACGCTTTCCTTGCCAATCCCAGGGCGAAGGTGCCGGGTACGACCATGTCTGCCGGTGCGGTGAGCAATGACGAGCGCCGGGCCGCGATTGTGGCCTATCTCGCTTCCTTGTCGAGCTGA
- a CDS encoding xanthine dehydrogenase family protein molybdopterin-binding subunit, with translation MSETETTKPERSRTAKWTRRGFIGAGVLAGGALLIGVGVRSGNPVGKLKPLVAGDGEELVNSWVKIDTDNTITAIVPHCEMGQGAHSVLAQMLADELDADWDKVKVMQAPTDGNYVVTDTARMFVAPFTMNAADWIEPTYDGLFTQIARFADVMITGGSSSIRSTGQYQMRVAGAAAREMLVGAAADSWGVPPSEIATEDSMLIHTASGKRAPYAKFAAAAADQAMPQTPALKDPKDFRLMGKSKARTDIPPKVNGTANFGIDAKLPEGELTYAAVRRRPVPGTMITAMDAGQAKSMPGVLQILNMGDFVAVVADSYWQAQQALGTITTEYSEPESPVRSNADQFAAFTAALDGAGDEGGDKAANKGDAVAAFGKATTTLEAEYKVPFLAHAPMEPVNCTAWVRETDSGDKCDVWTSTQVPLMARSAAAGAIGLDAGDITVHHPFLGGAFGRRLESDYVTMAVRIAKATGYPVKMIWSREEDTQKAMYRPADISRFKGGLDADGRLVSYNNVFTQRHDPAEACVPAFYDIANTSVRVAEADLHLPFSAWRSVDHSQHGFFIESFIDEAAHAAGKDPVAFRLAMLDNAPRHKAVLEKVAELSDWDSAGADGTAKGVAIVESFGTIAAQVIEVDMNSGKPRMTKVWAVTDPGFAMNPDGFRNQIEGGIVFALTAALYGELDLVDGAVQQSNFHDYKMLRMDECPDIDVAIINSGPVPIGGAGEPGVPPAAPALTNAIFAATGTRIRELPIAKQFA, from the coding sequence ATGAGCGAGACAGAAACCACCAAGCCAGAACGTAGTCGGACTGCGAAATGGACTCGCCGCGGCTTTATTGGCGCTGGCGTATTGGCGGGCGGCGCGCTGCTCATTGGTGTCGGCGTGCGTTCCGGCAACCCGGTCGGCAAGCTCAAGCCGCTTGTCGCTGGTGACGGGGAAGAGCTGGTCAACAGCTGGGTCAAGATCGACACCGACAACACGATCACCGCCATCGTGCCGCATTGCGAAATGGGGCAGGGCGCGCACTCAGTGCTGGCCCAGATGCTGGCGGACGAGCTTGATGCTGATTGGGACAAGGTCAAGGTGATGCAGGCCCCGACAGACGGCAATTATGTCGTTACCGACACGGCCCGCATGTTCGTCGCCCCGTTCACGATGAACGCGGCGGACTGGATCGAGCCGACTTATGACGGGCTGTTCACCCAGATTGCGCGTTTCGCCGATGTGATGATCACCGGGGGCAGTTCGTCGATCCGCTCCACCGGTCAATACCAGATGCGGGTTGCCGGCGCTGCCGCACGCGAAATGCTGGTGGGCGCCGCAGCAGATTCCTGGGGCGTTCCGCCGAGCGAGATTGCCACCGAAGACAGCATGTTGATCCATACTGCTTCCGGCAAAAGGGCACCTTATGCCAAGTTCGCAGCTGCAGCGGCGGACCAGGCCATGCCGCAAACGCCAGCGTTGAAGGATCCCAAGGACTTCCGCCTGATGGGCAAGAGCAAGGCCCGCACGGATATTCCTCCCAAGGTCAACGGCACCGCCAATTTCGGCATCGATGCCAAATTGCCTGAAGGCGAACTGACCTATGCCGCCGTGCGGCGTCGCCCGGTGCCGGGAACCATGATCACGGCGATGGATGCGGGGCAAGCGAAGAGCATGCCAGGCGTCCTGCAAATCCTCAACATGGGCGATTTCGTGGCCGTGGTGGCGGATAGCTATTGGCAGGCGCAGCAGGCGCTCGGCACGATCACGACCGAGTATAGCGAGCCTGAAAGCCCGGTGCGCTCCAACGCAGACCAGTTTGCCGCCTTCACAGCTGCTCTGGACGGCGCGGGCGATGAAGGGGGCGACAAGGCTGCCAACAAGGGCGATGCCGTCGCTGCCTTCGGCAAAGCCACAACCACGCTGGAAGCGGAATACAAAGTGCCGTTTCTGGCCCACGCACCGATGGAGCCAGTCAACTGCACGGCCTGGGTGCGGGAGACCGATTCAGGCGATAAATGCGATGTCTGGACCAGCACACAAGTGCCACTGATGGCGCGCAGTGCAGCTGCCGGTGCAATCGGCCTCGATGCCGGTGACATCACCGTGCACCACCCCTTCCTGGGCGGGGCATTCGGCCGCCGGCTGGAGAGTGACTATGTCACGATGGCCGTGCGTATCGCGAAGGCGACTGGGTATCCGGTCAAGATGATCTGGTCGCGCGAAGAGGACACGCAAAAGGCGATGTACCGGCCGGCCGATATCAGCCGTTTCAAGGGCGGGTTGGACGCTGACGGGCGCCTCGTCAGCTACAACAATGTGTTCACGCAGCGCCATGATCCGGCAGAGGCCTGTGTCCCCGCATTTTACGACATCGCCAACACATCTGTGCGCGTGGCAGAGGCGGATTTGCATCTGCCATTTTCAGCCTGGCGCTCGGTCGACCACTCGCAGCACGGCTTCTTCATCGAGAGCTTCATTGACGAAGCAGCGCATGCGGCCGGTAAGGACCCGGTCGCGTTTCGCCTGGCGATGCTGGACAATGCCCCGCGTCACAAAGCTGTGCTGGAGAAAGTCGCCGAGCTGAGTGATTGGGACAGTGCCGGAGCGGACGGCACGGCAAAGGGTGTCGCCATTGTCGAATCCTTCGGCACCATCGCCGCGCAGGTTATCGAAGTGGATATGAACAGCGGCAAGCCGCGGATGACCAAGGTGTGGGCAGTTACCGATCCGGGCTTTGCAATGAACCCGGATGGCTTCCGCAACCAGATCGAAGGCGGCATCGTGTTTGCCCTGACAGCAGCCCTTTATGGCGAGCTCGACCTGGTGGATGGCGCGGTGCAGCAGAGCAATTTCCATGACTACAAGATGCTGCGGATGGATGAATGTCCGGACATCGATGTGGCCATTATCAATAGCGGCCCGGTACCGATTGGTGGGGCCGGAGAACCCGGTGTTCCGCCTGCTGCGCCCGCATTGACCAATGCGATTTTTGCGGCGACTGGCACGCGTATCCGTGAATTGCCGATCGCCAAGCAATTCGCCTGA
- a CDS encoding (2Fe-2S)-binding protein — protein sequence MADFTLNGEQVSADVDPAMPILWVVREKLGMTGTKFGCGIAQCGACTVHLDGKPVRSCSTPIVEAEGRSVTTIEGIAGPEGELTKIQQAWVSEQVPQCGYCQSGQIMSATALLRDNPQPTDAQIDAAMAGNICRCGTYTRIRRAIKVAAGMQPARTEETSA from the coding sequence ATGGCCGATTTTACTCTGAATGGTGAGCAGGTGTCGGCGGATGTCGATCCGGCGATGCCGATTTTGTGGGTCGTGCGCGAAAAGCTCGGCATGACTGGCACCAAATTCGGCTGCGGCATCGCGCAATGCGGCGCCTGCACAGTGCATCTTGATGGCAAGCCGGTGCGCAGTTGCTCGACCCCTATCGTCGAGGCCGAGGGCCGTTCTGTCACGACAATCGAGGGGATTGCCGGGCCCGAGGGTGAGCTGACCAAGATCCAGCAGGCGTGGGTGAGCGAGCAAGTCCCGCAATGCGGATACTGCCAATCGGGCCAGATCATGAGTGCGACGGCCCTGCTGCGTGACAATCCGCAGCCGACCGATGCCCAGATCGACGCCGCGATGGCGGGCAATATCTGCCGCTGCGGGACCTACACCCGCATCCGCCGCGCGATCAAAGTGGCAGCCGGCATGCAACCGGCCCGGACCGAGGAGACCTCGGCATGA
- a CDS encoding acyl-CoA dehydrogenase family protein — protein sequence MDFNFTDEQTMVRDSLTRMVRENYDTDTRRAAIGSDSGWRPEVWAQLAELGLLGMPFSEEDGGFGGGAVDSMIVMEEFGKGLVVEPFVPTVVCAGGFLKHAGTAAQKEEHIGGIVDGSRIFAFAYAEPRGRFDYADLETTAKKDGGGYVLNGHKAVVIGAPWATHLVVTARTSGGQRDSDGISVFVVDKSSAGVVTRDYPTVDGRRASEVYFENVAVPAEALIGEEGKALPLIEVVTDEAIAAQCAEVCGAMKVAHAMTVDYSRQRKQFGVPIGSFQVLQHRMVDMYTEYEQSVSMTYLATLKLGESEVERKLAVSAAKVRIGQAAHHIGQEAIQIHGGMGMTDELAIGHYFKRLTVFDAEFGNVDHHMKRHVALASG from the coding sequence GTGGATTTCAATTTCACCGACGAACAAACCATGGTGCGTGACAGCCTGACCCGCATGGTGCGCGAGAATTACGATACCGACACACGGCGCGCGGCCATTGGCAGCGACAGCGGCTGGCGCCCCGAAGTTTGGGCGCAATTGGCCGAGCTGGGCTTGCTGGGCATGCCCTTCAGCGAAGAAGATGGCGGTTTTGGCGGCGGCGCGGTCGATTCCATGATCGTGATGGAAGAGTTCGGCAAAGGCCTGGTGGTGGAGCCATTCGTGCCCACCGTGGTCTGTGCCGGCGGCTTCCTGAAACATGCCGGCACCGCGGCACAGAAAGAAGAGCATATCGGCGGCATCGTCGATGGCAGCCGGATTTTCGCCTTCGCTTATGCCGAACCGCGTGGCCGTTTTGACTACGCTGACCTGGAAACGACAGCCAAGAAAGATGGCGGCGGCTACGTGCTAAACGGGCACAAGGCCGTGGTGATTGGCGCTCCGTGGGCAACGCATCTGGTGGTGACGGCGCGCACCTCGGGCGGGCAGCGCGACAGCGATGGCATTTCCGTCTTCGTGGTCGACAAGAGTTCCGCCGGCGTTGTGACGCGTGATTATCCCACTGTGGATGGTCGCCGAGCTTCGGAAGTTTACTTCGAAAATGTTGCGGTGCCGGCAGAGGCGCTGATCGGCGAAGAAGGCAAGGCCCTGCCGCTGATTGAGGTGGTGACGGATGAAGCCATCGCGGCGCAGTGTGCGGAGGTTTGCGGCGCGATGAAGGTCGCCCACGCCATGACGGTCGATTATTCGCGCCAGCGCAAGCAGTTTGGCGTTCCGATCGGATCATTCCAGGTGCTTCAGCACCGCATGGTCGATATGTACACCGAGTATGAGCAGTCGGTCTCGATGACCTATCTCGCGACGCTGAAGCTGGGTGAGAGCGAAGTCGAGCGCAAGCTGGCTGTTTCGGCTGCCAAGGTCCGCATCGGGCAGGCCGCGCATCACATCGGTCAGGAAGCGATCCAGATCCATGGCGGGATGGGCATGACCGATGAACTTGCCATCGGCCACTATTTCAAACGACTGACGGTCTTCGACGCCGAGTTTGGCAATGTCGATCATCACATGAAGCGCCACGTGGCGCTTGCAAGCGGATAG